One part of the Paenibacillus silvisoli genome encodes these proteins:
- a CDS encoding apiosidase-like domain-containing protein — MTAVRIAENKRTLLRGDRPFFMLADTVWSVFSNASIEEWAQYLRYRKTQNFNALQISVLPVLHDASNTYTGLYPFELNENGTWDFYRINGAFYDKAETMVRMAVELGFVPILTLLWNNYVPGTWANKRVPEYTMPKDALVPYLAYAVKRFAPYQPIYYISGDTAFDTDEVTDYYDIALKQLKELQPEAITAMHIVDNFHALPEKLLHSDLLELYIYQSGHRLEHQHHTYELANQFRNKPLAKPVMNAEPCYEGHGHGDRYGRFGAFDLRLAFWSSVLSGANAGFTYGAHGVWSWHKEGSEFTSESWSKIPFDWQAALRLQGAWDVGYAKWVFDLHDFHGIEPKQELLLTPYPGIRVGAMPGLEKIVIYAPYSNTIELDADLSAYNLTALSLGERSVLIPDVTVSGGGKTRIAMLQCNSDALIVAERRGT, encoded by the coding sequence ATGACGGCTGTTCGGATCGCGGAAAACAAACGAACGCTTTTGCGCGGAGACCGGCCCTTCTTCATGTTGGCTGACACGGTATGGAGCGTGTTCTCCAATGCTAGCATCGAAGAATGGGCGCAGTACCTTCGCTACCGGAAAACGCAAAACTTCAACGCGCTGCAAATCAGCGTTCTTCCGGTCCTTCATGACGCGAGCAACACGTATACGGGACTCTATCCTTTTGAATTGAACGAGAACGGAACATGGGATTTCTATCGCATCAACGGCGCGTTTTACGATAAAGCGGAGACCATGGTGCGGATGGCCGTCGAGCTGGGCTTTGTGCCGATTCTGACCTTGCTCTGGAATAACTATGTACCGGGAACGTGGGCCAATAAACGCGTTCCTGAATATACGATGCCGAAGGATGCGCTTGTCCCTTACCTGGCATACGCGGTCAAACGTTTTGCGCCTTATCAGCCCATCTACTATATCAGCGGAGATACGGCGTTCGATACCGACGAAGTGACGGATTATTACGATATCGCCTTGAAGCAGCTCAAGGAGCTTCAGCCCGAAGCGATTACGGCCATGCATATCGTCGACAACTTTCATGCATTGCCGGAGAAGCTGCTGCATTCCGACTTGCTGGAGCTGTATATCTACCAATCCGGACATAGGCTGGAACATCAGCATCATACCTACGAGCTTGCCAATCAATTCCGAAACAAGCCGCTCGCGAAGCCGGTCATGAATGCGGAGCCTTGCTATGAGGGTCACGGACACGGCGACCGATACGGCCGATTCGGCGCTTTCGATTTGCGTCTTGCGTTCTGGTCCAGCGTGCTTTCAGGAGCCAATGCCGGCTTTACGTATGGCGCGCATGGCGTATGGTCATGGCACAAGGAAGGCTCGGAATTCACGAGCGAGAGCTGGTCCAAAATCCCATTCGACTGGCAGGCGGCCTTGCGGCTGCAAGGCGCATGGGATGTGGGGTATGCCAAATGGGTGTTTGACCTGCATGATTTTCACGGCATCGAGCCGAAGCAGGAGCTGCTGCTGACTCCTTATCCGGGTATTCGCGTAGGGGCCATGCCGGGGCTCGAGAAAATCGTCATTTACGCGCCATACAGCAACACCATCGAACTGGATGCGGACCTGTCTGCCTATAATCTTACGGCGCTTTCGCTCGGCGAGCGCTCCGTGCTTATTCCGGATGTGACGGTATCCGGCGGCGGGAAAACAAGAATTGCCATGCTCCAGTGCAATTCGGATGCGCTTATCGTTGCTGAGCGCAGGGGGACGTAA
- a CDS encoding apiosidase-like domain-containing protein has product MEARKWKMSEFAAASSASYANPFWDVQVRAEFVHPASGTRQSANAYYDGLDDTGSQCWKVRWTPVHEGSWLCRIWSVPANEQLEARFQVEALPAEEGSKGFLRADTEASYGFRFDNGEPYFLFGDTMYNVFGAHYCDVDVESIFSHRKSQGVNYIRARLQVSPYHPEVANQWQTKDLWPWGGSAQMPVFTKLNLAYFKAVDEVVAMGAKLGIGFEMIPEGWLFEFPFNDRGKFLPEYEAFWNSYIVARYAAFSSVYIWCPANEYEFYPLGTPGRLKESNRWFKGLTKQIRGEDPYAHPIGAHNWEKVVPLHERLGDCETVDVFLVQTEWGTETEKWTKDASLCIGIESDMKHHFGTGNKVCVCAEFGYERAEGLLTAGGHQRMDHHHTRRGQWRAGFSGYAVVHGFDNTWGAHMRLDKDPIGAAYLPLYYRFMTETLRFDRLAPSPESLLSASGSEKEGTLPLCLRDAGAGVTAVYFPATGFCELPEALTERASFQWYNPRTGQMNERERCERPLFTTPESAEGTPGGDDWVLLVEAVQV; this is encoded by the coding sequence GTGGAAGCCCGAAAATGGAAAATGAGCGAATTCGCCGCAGCTTCGTCTGCGAGCTACGCGAACCCGTTCTGGGACGTGCAGGTTCGTGCCGAGTTCGTGCATCCTGCTAGCGGGACCCGTCAAAGCGCCAACGCTTATTACGATGGGCTTGATGATACGGGCAGCCAGTGCTGGAAGGTAAGATGGACGCCTGTGCATGAAGGGAGCTGGCTGTGCAGAATCTGGTCCGTGCCGGCGAATGAGCAGCTCGAAGCGCGGTTTCAAGTCGAGGCTTTGCCTGCGGAGGAGGGAAGCAAGGGCTTTCTCCGGGCTGATACGGAAGCAAGCTATGGGTTCCGATTCGACAATGGCGAGCCTTACTTCTTGTTCGGGGATACGATGTACAACGTATTCGGCGCGCATTACTGCGACGTTGACGTGGAGAGCATCTTCTCGCACCGGAAATCGCAGGGCGTAAATTACATACGGGCCAGGCTTCAGGTCAGTCCCTATCATCCGGAAGTCGCGAATCAATGGCAGACCAAGGACCTCTGGCCGTGGGGCGGAAGCGCGCAGATGCCGGTTTTTACGAAGCTGAACCTCGCCTATTTCAAAGCCGTAGACGAGGTTGTCGCCATGGGCGCGAAGCTTGGGATCGGGTTCGAGATGATACCGGAAGGCTGGCTGTTTGAGTTTCCGTTCAACGACAGGGGCAAATTTCTGCCGGAATACGAAGCCTTCTGGAACAGCTATATCGTGGCAAGATACGCGGCGTTCTCATCGGTCTATATCTGGTGTCCGGCGAATGAATATGAGTTTTACCCGCTCGGTACGCCTGGCAGGCTTAAGGAGTCGAACCGCTGGTTCAAAGGCTTGACGAAGCAGATCCGCGGGGAAGACCCTTATGCGCATCCGATCGGCGCCCATAACTGGGAGAAGGTCGTCCCGCTGCATGAAAGGCTCGGCGACTGCGAAACCGTCGATGTGTTTCTGGTTCAGACGGAGTGGGGGACGGAAACGGAGAAATGGACGAAGGATGCCTCCCTCTGCATCGGCATCGAAAGCGATATGAAGCATCATTTTGGCACCGGAAATAAAGTTTGCGTCTGCGCGGAATTCGGATATGAACGCGCGGAAGGGCTTCTTACCGCAGGCGGTCATCAGCGGATGGATCATCACCATACGCGAAGAGGACAATGGCGAGCCGGCTTCAGCGGATACGCGGTCGTTCATGGCTTCGATAATACATGGGGCGCGCATATGAGGCTGGATAAAGATCCGATAGGCGCTGCCTATCTGCCTCTCTACTACCGATTCATGACGGAAACGCTCCGATTTGACCGATTGGCTCCATCGCCGGAGAGTCTGCTATCGGCATCGGGCTCGGAGAAAGAAGGGACGCTTCCGCTCTGCTTGCGAGACGCAGGCGCGGGAGTGACCGCCGTTTATTTTCCGGCCACCGGCTTTTGCGAGCTTCCCGAGGCATTGACGGAGCGGGCTTCGTTTCAATGGTATAACCCTCGAACGGGTCAAATGAACGAGCGGGAACGGTGTGAACGTCCCTTATTTACCACGCCCGAATCGGCCGAGGGTACGCCTGGCGGCGATGATTGGGTACTTCTTGTAGAGGCGGTGCAGGTATGA